One Drechmeria coniospora strain ARSEF 6962 chromosome 01, whole genome shotgun sequence genomic region harbors:
- a CDS encoding glycosyltransferase family 22 yields the protein MPPKAASKKGAEKGQFEHPVASHAKKKPRGPYPIEPVKALYIFLAANAVAAQFAPIQDCDETFNYWEPAHYLSHGYGLQTWEYSPKYTIRSWLYVALHAVVGSLRRLLPQSSKVAEFYYVRFVLGLLCAFCQTLLYKSISTALNGRIAIIFLIATVTSPGNFHASAAFLPSSFAMYMCMLGAASFMNWRGGLKTSRGIFWFAVGSILGWPFAAALCAPFVLEDAVLNLLGDKNAFSDFLIRLARGIVSALLILLLDSLVNLYFYKKVAVVTWNIIKYNIFSSNGGPDLYGTEPWTFYVKNLALNFNIWFLLALLAFPLFVAQKFMAPSGHAGPTGLRTVVFVAPFYLWLAIFTAQPHKEERFMYPAYPFLALNAALSVHTILSAIGNADPKTLMGKIPARLKLLAVTAVVLLSLNMGLARMYGVYSAYRAPFSIYEPLWGDDDKNIKAVGGEGDFVCYGKEWYRFPSSYFLPRHMHAKFIRSEFRGLLPGEFSEAKTGFGFWSGTWLPTSGLNDRNEEDASKYVEPSTCSFLVDTQYPERQDELPPNEPDYMEDYDTWQVVKCEPFLDVASTHILARIIWIPDWDLVPEMFQRKWGRHCLLQKRA from the exons ATGCCTCCGAAAGCTGCGTCGAAGAAGGGGGCGGAAAAGGGTCAATTCGAGCACCCGGTCGCTTCCCACGCCAAGAAGAA ACCGAGAGGGCCGTACCCCATCGAGCCCGTCAAAGCTCTGTACATCTTCTTGGCTGCCAACGCCGTGGCGGCCCAGTTCGCGCCAATCCAGGATTGCGATGAGACCTTCAACTACTGGGAGCCTGCCCACTACCTCTCCCACGGCTATGGCCTTCAGACGTGGGAGTACTCGCCCAAGTACACCATCCGCAGCTGGCTGTACGTGGCGCTGCACGCCGTGGTCGGCAGTCTTCGCCGGCTGCTGCCGCAGTCGTCCAAG GTGGCCGAGTTCTACTACGTTCGTTTCGTCCTCGGGCTCCTTTGCGCCTTCTGCCAGACTCTCCTGTACAagtccatctcgacggcgttgaaCGGGAGGATCGCCATCATCTTCTTGATAGCCACAGTCACAAGCCCCGGAAACTTTCACGCGAGCGCGGCGTTTCTGCCGTCCAGCTTcgccatgtacatgtgcatgctcGGTGCGGCCTCGTTCATGAACTGGCGTGGTGGCTTGAAGACGTCCCGAGGCATCTTCTGGTTTGCCGTGGGGAGCATTCTCGGCTGGCCCTTTGCGGCCGCTCTTTGCGCGCCCTTTGTTCTGGAAGACGCCGTGCTCAACTTGCTCGGCGACAAGAATGCGTTTTCGGATTTCCTCATCCGCCTCGCTCGGGGCATCGTGTCGGCGCTCCTCATTCTG CTGTTGGACTCTTTGGTCAACCTCTACTTCTACAAAAAGGTCGCCGTCGTTACCTGGAACATCATCAAGTACAACATCTTTTCGTCCAACGGCGGCCCCGATCTGTACGGCACGGAGCCCTGGACGTTTTACGTTAAGAATTTGGCCTTGAACTTCAACATCTGGTTCCTgctcgccttgctcgccttTCCACTATTCGTCGCGCAGAAATTCATGGCACCATCCGGGCACGCCGGTCCGACGGGACTGCGCACCGTCGTCTTTGTCGCCCCTTTCTACCTGTGGTTGGCCATCTTCACCGCCCAGCCCCATAAGGAGGAGAGATTCATGTACCCGGCCTACCCGTTTCTCGCCTTGAACGCGGCGTTGTCCGTGCACACGATCCTTTCCGCCATCGGCAACGCGGATCCGAAGACGCTCATGGGCAAGATTCCCGCGCGGCTGAAGCTactcgccgtcaccgccgtcgtccttttGTCACTCAACATGGGCCTCGCGCGCATGTATGGCGTCTACTCCGCATACCGGGCCCCGTTCAGCATCTACGAACCCTTGTGGGGGGACGACGACAAGAACATCAAGGCTGTTGGTGGAGAGGGGGACTTTGTCTGCTATGGAAAGGAGTGGTATCGCTTCCCCTCCTCCTACTTTTTGCCACGCCACATGCACGCGAAATTCATCCGCTCCGAGTTCCGTGGTCTGCTGCCCGGTGAGTTCTCCGAGGCCAAGACTGGATTCGGTTTCTGGAGCGGCACCTGGCTGCCGACAAGCGGCTTGAACGACCGCAACGAGGAGGACGCGAGCAAGTACGTCGAGCCCAGCACGTGCTCCTTTCTGGTGGACACGCAGTATCCTGAGCGACAGGATGAGCTGCCGCCCAACGAACCCGATTACATGGAGGATTACGACACTTGGCAAGTTGTCAAGTGTGAGCCGTTTCTTGACGTCGCATCGACACATATTCTGGCTAGGATTATTTGGATCCCTGATTGGGACCTTGTTCCCGAAATGTTCCAGAGAAAATGGGGCCGGCATTGCCTGCTGCAGAAAAGGGCGTGA
- a CDS encoding hypothetical protein (related to Phospholipase D) codes for MAFIIGLLRLLCFLGLLPSYEYSFAVAGPVAVRTNVTDASSSPPRPLFVIAHRVHTSQGLEDALRHGANAIEMDATAWPDGWIACHDEGVVESRGDSMKAMFRAVADQRRAGKNMIFVWLDIKNADRYSPTDSSNGDSTILALRQLAREILEPAQVRVLYGFQYPGGVAYDLIRAGLDDNEAINLNGNATVVNHRFETHGHVDIKQRIMSYGWSDLPFEFGNCFEHAYFTCTELRQAEESKRFGQVYGWTLDAGQEEYAKHMLGDANVDGIIYGFRQTHYYDHEDTRSAIRDITRWLENNPARRYLATARDMPW; via the coding sequence ATGGCATTCATCATTGGCCTTCTCCGGCTCCTCTgcttcctcggcctgctgccaTCGTACGAGTATTCATTCGCCGTCGCGGGGCCTGTGGCGGTACGCACCAACGTCACCGATGcctcctcgtcaccgccacGGCCGCTGTTCGTCATCGCCCACCGCGTTCACACCTCCCAAGGCCTCGAGGATGCCCTCCGCCACGGCGCCAACGCCATCGAGATGGACGCCACGGCTTGGCCGGACGGCTGGATTGCTTGccacgacgagggcgtcgtcgagtccCGAGGCGACAGCATGAAGGCCATGTTCCGTGCCGTTGCCGACCAGCGAAGGGCGGGCAAGAACATGATCTTTGTCTGGCTCGACATCAAGAATGCCGATCGCTACAGCCCGACCGACAGCAGCAATGGCGACTCGaccatcctcgccctgcgGCAACTTGCCCGTGAAATCCTCGAACCGGCCCAGGTGCGGGTCCTCTACGGCTTTCAGTACCCCGGCGGCGTTGCCTACGACCTGATccgtgccggcctcgacgacaatGAAGCCATCAACCTCAACGGCAacgccaccgtcgtcaacCACAGGTTCGAGACGCACGGTCATGTGGACATCAAGCAGCGCATCATGTCCTACGGCTGGAGCGACCTACCGTTCGAGTTTGGCAACTGCTTCGAGCACGCCTACTTCACCTGCACCGAGCTTCGTCAGGCCGAGGAGTCCAAGCGCTTCGGCCAGGTCTACGGCTGgaccctcgacgccggccaggaAGAGTACGCGAAGCACATGCTCGGCGAtgccaacgtcgacggcatcatctACGGTTTCCGCCAAACCCACTACTACGACCACGAAGATACCCGCTCCGCCATCCGGGACATTACTAGGTGGCTGGAGAATAACCCGGCGCGGCGATATCTGGCGACGGCGCGTGACATGCCGTGGTAG